In a genomic window of Canis lupus dingo isolate Sandy chromosome 35, ASM325472v2, whole genome shotgun sequence:
- the DUSP22 gene encoding dual specificity protein phosphatase 22 isoform X2 yields MDPLVLDSRELRLLLLCPRRSWGVKYLCIPAADSPSQNLTRHFKESIKFIHECRLRGEGCLVHCLAGVSRSVTLVIAYVMTVTDLGWEDALHTVRAGRSCANPNLGFQRQLQEFEKHEVHQFRQWLKEEYGESPLRDVEEARSILRKYKEQGRLEPRAGARRWGLQSPRPQAHGSPATDA; encoded by the exons ATGGATCCACTGGTTCTGGACTCCCGCGAACTCCgtctcctcctcctgtgtcctcGGAGGTCGTGG GGAGTTAAATACCTGTGCATTCCAGCAGCGGATTCACCATCTCAGAACct GACAAGACATTTCAAAGAAAGTATTAAGTTCATTCACGAGTGCCGACTCCGGGGCGAGGGCTGCCTCGTACACTG CCTGGCCGGCGTCTCCAGGAGCGTGACCCTGGTGATCGCGTACGTCATGACCGTCACCGACCTTGGCTGGGAGGACGCCCTGCACACCGTGCGTGCGGGCAGGTCCTGTGCCAACCCCAACCTGGGCTTCCAGAGACAACTCCAGGAATTTGAGAAGCATGAAGTCCACCAG TTCCGGCAGTGGCTGAAGGAAGAATACGGAGAGAGCCCCTTGCGGGATGTCGAGGAAGCCAGAAGCATTCTGCGGAAATACAAGGAGCAGGGGCGGCTGGAGCCCCGGGCCGGCGCGCGGCGGTGGGGCCTGCAGAGCCCGCGCCCCCAGGCCCACGGCAGCCCCGCGACCGATGCCTAG